From a single Apium graveolens cultivar Ventura chromosome 2, ASM990537v1, whole genome shotgun sequence genomic region:
- the LOC141708024 gene encoding shaggy-related protein kinase alpha-like — MASVGVAPTLGLREASGNSVAVDRLPEKINDMKISDDKEMEATVVNGNGTETGHIIVTTIGGKNGQPKQTISYMAERVVGQGSFGVVFQAKCLETGEAVAIKKVLQDKRYKNRELQTMRVLDHPNVVALKHCFFSTTEKDELYLSLVLEFVPETVHRVIRHYNKMSQRMPMIYVKLYSYQILRALSYIHGSIGVCHRDIKPQNLLVNPHTHQVKLCDFGSAKVLVKGEPNISYICSRYYRAPELIFGATEYTSAIDIWSAGCVLAELLLGQPLFPGESGVDQLVEIIKVLGTPTREEIKCMNPNYTEFKFPQIKAHPWHKIFHKRTPPEAVDLVSRLLQYSPNLRSTALDSLMHPFFNELRDPNTRLPNGRFLPPLFNFKSHELKKVAPEMLGKLIPEHARKQSTFLTS; from the exons ATGGCTTCAGTGGGTGTAGCTCCCACTTTGGGATTAAGGGAAGCTAGTGGTAATAGTGTTGCAGTTGATAGGCTGCCTGAGAAAATAAATGACATGAAAATTAGTGATGACAAG GAAATGGAAGCAACCGTTGTAAATGGTAACGGGACTGAGACTGGTCATATTATTGTCACAACTATTGGTGGTAAAAATGGTCAGCCAAAACAG ACCATAAGTTATATGGCAGAGCGTGTCGTTGGGCAAGGTTCATTTGGAGTAGTGTTCCAG GCAAAGTGCTTAGAGACTGGTGAAGCTGTTGCAATTAAAAAAGTTCTTCAAGACAAGAGGTACAAGAACAGGGAGCTGCAAACCATGCGTGTGCTGGATCATCCGAATGTGGTTGCGCTTAAACATTGCTTCTTTTCAACAACTGAGAAGGATGAGCTATATCTTAGTTTGGTATTGGAGTTTGTGCCGGAAACTGTTCATCGGGTGATCAGACACTACAACAAGATGAGCCAACGGATGCCTATGATTTATGTAAAACTGTATAGTTACCAG ATTTTGAGAGCATTGTCTTACATCCATGGTAGTATCGGAGTATGCCACAGGGACATTAAACCTCAAAATTTACTG GTTAACCCACATACTCATCAAGTGAAACTGTGCGACTTCGGAAGTGCAAAAGTCTTG GTAAAAGGAGAGCCAAACATTTCTTACATTTGCTCTAGGTACTACAGAGCTCCTGAACTTATATTTGGCGCTACAGAGTACACTTCAGCCATAGATATTTGGTCTGCTGGTTGTGTTCTGGCCGAATTGTTGCTTGGTCAG CCCCTTTTTCCTGGTGAGAGTGGAGTGGACCAACTGGTGGAAATCATAAAG GTTTTGGGAACCCCTACAAGAGAGGAAATCAAGTGCATGAATCCTAATTACACGGAGTTCAAGTTCCCACAGATTAAAGCTCATCCATGGCACAAG ATATTCCACAAGCGCACACCACCGGAAGCTGTTGATCTGGTTTCAAGACTGCTGCAGTACTCGCCAAATCTTAGAAGCACAGCT TTGGATTCTTTGATGCATCCTTTTTTCAATGAGCTTCGTGATCCAAACACCCGCCTACCAAATGGACGATTCCTTCCTCCTCTCTTCAACTTCAAATCGCATG AGCTAAAGAAGGTTGCACCAGAGATGCTGGGAAAGCTGATTCCAGAGCATGCCAGAAAGCAAAGCACATTCTTGACTTCATGA